The following proteins are encoded in a genomic region of Paenibacillus sp. FSL R7-0273:
- a CDS encoding RNA polymerase sigma factor: MEEAEWISAVLKGQSQAFGHLVTRYQGMVYRVCIKITGEAESAKDMAQEVFIKAYKALPSFRGQSSFSTWLYRIAYRTCLDWKRANDREWKHRSTADYTENDWVTSQTPEQAVLSKEASEELDQNLNSLTEPYRSVVQLYYFQHHSYQEIAEQKGVSVKTVESQLYRARQMMRKSGEEWR; the protein is encoded by the coding sequence TTGGAAGAGGCAGAATGGATTTCAGCCGTGCTGAAAGGGCAGAGCCAGGCTTTTGGGCATCTGGTCACGCGTTATCAGGGCATGGTATACCGAGTGTGCATCAAAATAACCGGAGAAGCCGAATCGGCCAAGGATATGGCCCAGGAAGTCTTCATTAAAGCCTACAAGGCGCTCCCCTCCTTCAGAGGACAGTCCTCTTTCTCCACCTGGCTGTACCGGATTGCTTACAGGACCTGTCTCGACTGGAAACGGGCCAATGACAGGGAATGGAAACACCGCAGTACAGCAGATTATACGGAGAATGACTGGGTCACCTCACAGACGCCTGAACAGGCGGTGCTCAGCAAGGAAGCCTCGGAGGAGCTGGATCAGAATTTGAACAGTCTCACAGAACCGTACCGGTCGGTCGTGCAGCTGTATTATTTTCAGCATCACTCCTATCAGGAAATTGCCGAGCAGAAGGGTGTTTCGGTCAAAACAGTGGAATCACAGCTCTACAGAGCCAGGCAGATGATGAGAAAAAGCGGGGAGGAATGGCGATGA
- a CDS encoding zf-HC2 domain-containing protein, which translates to MNCATVKEWMPHYIEGTLSPEMELNIRLHIEACPGCSSWLEEARGLAALWNEMEAGLEAPESWDFPDITNDVMEHIEQLEAGRRERTVKATAARRRNAPGTSWMHYGVAVGLTFLLLQLGVFENLAYGITEINGQMSTSVTAWFNAQGSQK; encoded by the coding sequence ATGAATTGTGCAACAGTCAAAGAATGGATGCCGCATTATATCGAAGGTACATTGTCTCCGGAGATGGAGCTGAATATCCGTCTGCACATTGAAGCTTGTCCCGGCTGCTCATCTTGGCTGGAGGAGGCAAGAGGGCTTGCTGCACTGTGGAATGAGATGGAGGCCGGATTAGAAGCGCCGGAGTCATGGGATTTTCCCGATATAACAAATGACGTGATGGAGCATATTGAACAGCTGGAAGCAGGCCGCCGTGAGCGCACCGTTAAAGCGACTGCGGCCAGACGCCGGAATGCGCCGGGGACCTCCTGGATGCACTATGGGGTTGCGGTAGGTCTTACCTTCCTGCTGCTGCAGCTTGGAGTTTTTGAGAACCTGGCCTATGGCATTACCGAGATTAACGGGCAGATGTCGACGTCAGTTACGGCCTGGTTTAACGCTCAAGGGAGCCAGAAATAG
- a CDS encoding DUF4097 family beta strand repeat-containing protein: MGRWKIGSFSAALGCIAVGVLIVLAQYNVISYDALGYLWPALLILFGLEMLIRLFIRSDVKTRVSGWGILLVIVLVLASGGQTVLAGGTLGGIFGRTQLVPLNGAIEVQSKIERVKIELPSGKVMIQGTDGNTLDYEGKLELPGKNESEAANAMEKKWKVTEEGDTLVLKLDLETNWLSNIHFGVYTKEPYLNISLPQNLAVEVETSDGAIEAGNLAGGLEVDTSNGTLDIHDITGGVDARTSNGTIAVQNVQGETELSSSNGAITLTNIDGTVSADSSNGRITVNSAVTGDWDLDSSNGKITVSLPAATNAEIKAETSNGGLKGNIAWDRDDDNQGRAVLGEGTHEVSLSTSNGTITVDTAE; this comes from the coding sequence ATGGGGAGATGGAAAATCGGCAGCTTTTCGGCTGCACTAGGCTGTATAGCAGTAGGGGTACTCATTGTTCTGGCCCAATACAATGTAATTTCATATGATGCGCTCGGTTATCTGTGGCCGGCATTGCTCATTCTGTTTGGGCTGGAAATGCTGATCCGGCTGTTTATCCGCTCGGATGTCAAAACCCGTGTAAGCGGCTGGGGCATCCTGCTGGTTATTGTCCTCGTGCTTGCTAGCGGCGGGCAGACCGTGCTTGCCGGAGGTACGCTCGGAGGTATCTTCGGACGGACACAGCTGGTTCCGCTTAACGGGGCAATAGAGGTGCAGTCCAAGATTGAGCGCGTGAAGATCGAGCTGCCGAGCGGAAAAGTAATGATTCAGGGAACAGACGGCAATACCCTTGATTATGAAGGCAAGCTCGAGCTGCCGGGCAAGAACGAAAGTGAAGCGGCAAATGCGATGGAGAAGAAATGGAAGGTAACTGAAGAGGGCGATACGCTTGTTTTGAAGCTCGATCTGGAGACGAACTGGCTGTCGAACATTCACTTCGGTGTCTATACCAAAGAGCCGTATCTGAATATCAGCCTTCCGCAGAACCTGGCAGTCGAAGTGGAGACCAGTGACGGTGCGATAGAAGCCGGTAACCTGGCGGGCGGGCTTGAGGTGGACACCAGCAACGGGACACTGGATATTCATGATATCACCGGCGGCGTAGATGCCCGCACCAGCAACGGAACGATAGCCGTTCAGAATGTTCAGGGCGAAACCGAGCTCTCCAGCTCAAATGGTGCAATTACATTAACCAACATCGACGGCACTGTCTCGGCTGATAGCAGTAACGGCAGAATCACAGTTAACTCTGCAGTTACAGGCGACTGGGACCTGGATTCCAGCAACGGCAAAATAACAGTCAGTCTTCCGGCAGCAACGAACGCTGAGATTAAGGCGGAGACGAGCAACGGCGGATTGAAGGGCAATATTGCCTGGGACCGTGATGATGATAACCAGGGAAGAGCAGTGCTGGGTGAAGGAACCCATGAGGTGTCCTTGTCTACCAGCAACGGCACCATTACTGTGGACACCGCTGAGTAA
- a CDS encoding aldo/keto reductase: MQYTKLGKSGLKVSRLCLGTMNFGPITDEKEAFRIMDAALDAGVNFFDTANIYGWGENAGLTETIIGRWFKQGGGRREKVVLATKVYGAMSDKLDGPNDESGLSSYIIRRHLEGSLQRLQTDHIELYQMHHVDRSVSWDELWGAFELAVSQGKVGYVGSSNFAGWDIAVAQSEAKARGFLGLVSEQHKYSLTCRLPELEVLPAAQNLGLGVIPWSPLDGGLLGRNALMKIEGSRSGGNTERIEQHKSQLEAFAELSRELGEPQDNIALAWLLANPAVTAPIIGPRTLEQFESALRCLEVVLEESVLKRLDEIFPGPGGAAPKAYAW; the protein is encoded by the coding sequence ATGCAGTATACGAAGCTGGGTAAATCCGGGCTGAAGGTAAGCCGCCTCTGCCTGGGTACGATGAATTTCGGACCGATTACGGATGAGAAGGAAGCCTTCCGTATTATGGACGCTGCACTGGATGCAGGTGTGAACTTTTTTGATACCGCCAATATTTACGGCTGGGGTGAAAATGCCGGACTTACAGAGACGATTATCGGCCGCTGGTTCAAGCAGGGCGGCGGACGGCGGGAGAAGGTTGTGCTGGCGACCAAGGTTTACGGCGCCATGAGTGACAAGCTGGACGGCCCTAATGATGAAAGCGGTCTCTCCTCCTATATTATCCGCCGTCATCTGGAAGGCTCCCTTCAGCGCCTGCAGACCGATCACATCGAGCTTTATCAGATGCACCACGTAGACCGCAGCGTGTCCTGGGACGAGCTGTGGGGCGCCTTTGAGCTTGCCGTGAGCCAGGGTAAAGTCGGCTACGTCGGCTCCAGCAATTTTGCCGGATGGGATATAGCCGTTGCCCAGTCAGAAGCGAAGGCCCGCGGTTTCCTCGGCCTTGTCTCCGAGCAGCATAAATATAGCTTAACCTGCCGCCTGCCTGAGCTTGAGGTGCTGCCGGCTGCGCAGAATCTCGGCCTTGGCGTGATTCCCTGGAGTCCGCTGGACGGCGGGCTGCTGGGCCGCAATGCGCTTATGAAGATTGAGGGCAGCCGCAGCGGCGGCAATACGGAACGCATCGAGCAGCATAAGAGCCAGCTCGAAGCCTTTGCAGAGCTTAGCCGCGAGCTGGGCGAGCCGCAGGACAATATCGCGCTTGCCTGGCTGCTGGCCAACCCGGCCGTCACCGCGCCGATTATAGGTCCGCGCACGCTGGAGCAGTTCGAAAGCGCTCTGCGCTGCCTTGAGGTTGTACTTGAGGAGAGCGTGCTGAAGCGGCTTGACGAAATATTCCCGGGTCCCGGCGGGGCAGCGCCGAAGGCGTATGCCTGGTAA
- the leuB gene encoding 3-isopropylmalate dehydrogenase, giving the protein MSEVKKIAVIAGDGIGPEVVAEAEKVLKKAEEVFGYAFETEHALFGGIAIDERGTPLPEDTLEICRSADAVLLGAVGGPKWDNNPKELRPETGLLGIRKALGLFSNLRPANVFDCLKDASTLKPEVLEGTDLMVVRELTGGIYFGDKLRRQGEHGEEAVDTCVYNVTEVERIVRQAFEIAGKRRNKLASVDKANVLETSRLWREVVNRIAPEYPQVELEHVLVDNCAMQLLRRPSSFDVIVTENMFGDILSDEAAMLTGSIGMLASASLGEGSYGLYEPVHGSAPDIAGQGLANPIATILSLALMFRMTFGYEDAAAAIEAAVAEVLDAGHRTSDIAVDKSKAISTTEMGDLIVAAIRKA; this is encoded by the coding sequence ATGAGCGAGGTTAAAAAAATTGCCGTAATTGCCGGGGACGGAATCGGACCCGAAGTTGTGGCTGAAGCAGAAAAAGTATTGAAAAAAGCGGAAGAAGTATTTGGCTACGCCTTCGAAACCGAGCATGCGCTGTTTGGCGGCATCGCTATTGATGAGCGGGGAACACCGCTTCCGGAGGATACACTGGAAATCTGCCGCAGTGCAGATGCTGTACTGCTGGGGGCTGTCGGCGGACCAAAGTGGGACAACAACCCGAAGGAGCTTCGTCCGGAAACAGGACTGCTCGGAATCCGCAAAGCGCTGGGCCTGTTCTCCAACCTGCGTCCGGCAAATGTATTTGATTGCCTGAAGGATGCATCCACGCTGAAGCCGGAAGTGCTTGAAGGTACAGACCTGATGGTTGTGCGTGAGCTGACCGGAGGGATTTATTTCGGAGACAAGCTGCGCCGCCAGGGCGAACATGGTGAAGAGGCAGTTGATACCTGTGTGTATAATGTAACGGAAGTGGAGCGCATCGTACGCCAGGCCTTTGAAATTGCCGGCAAGCGCCGCAACAAGCTGGCCAGCGTCGACAAAGCCAATGTACTGGAAACTTCCCGCCTGTGGCGTGAGGTTGTTAACCGGATCGCTCCTGAATATCCGCAGGTAGAGCTAGAGCATGTGCTGGTCGATAACTGTGCAATGCAGCTGCTGCGCCGTCCGTCCAGCTTCGACGTCATTGTGACCGAGAACATGTTTGGAGATATTCTGAGTGACGAAGCTGCGATGCTGACCGGTTCGATCGGAATGCTTGCTTCTGCTTCACTGGGCGAGGGAAGCTACGGCCTGTATGAGCCGGTTCACGGCTCCGCGCCTGACATTGCCGGCCAGGGCCTGGCTAATCCGATTGCGACCATCCTGTCGCTGGCGCTGATGTTCCGCATGACCTTCGGCTATGAGGATGCCGCAGCCGCTATTGAAGCAGCTGTAGCAGAAGTACTTGATGCCGGACACCGTACCAGTGATATTGCCGTAGACAAGAGCAAGGCAATCAGCACTACGGAGATGGGCGACCTGATTGTTGCTGCTATCCGCAAAGCGTAA
- a CDS encoding peroxiredoxin: MAERLVGKPAPDFTMETVTGDGKDFGKVSLSDYRGKWLVFFFYPLDFTFVCPTEITALSDAAAEFAELDTEILGVSIDSIHSHKAWITTPRDMNGLGQVNFPLASDITKKVASDYGVLIEEEGIALRGLFIIDPDGELKYAVVNHNDVGRSVEETLRVLQALQSGGLCAMNWKPGDKNL, encoded by the coding sequence ATGGCAGAACGTTTGGTAGGTAAACCAGCCCCGGATTTCACAATGGAAACAGTAACAGGCGACGGTAAGGATTTTGGGAAGGTCAGCTTGTCCGACTATCGCGGCAAATGGCTTGTATTCTTCTTTTACCCGCTGGACTTTACTTTTGTATGTCCGACTGAAATTACAGCGCTCAGCGATGCAGCTGCAGAGTTTGCAGAGCTTGATACAGAAATTCTCGGTGTCAGCATTGACTCCATTCACAGCCACAAGGCTTGGATTACAACCCCTCGCGACATGAACGGCCTGGGACAAGTGAACTTCCCGCTGGCTTCAGATATCACGAAGAAGGTTGCCAGTGATTATGGCGTGCTGATTGAAGAAGAGGGAATAGCTCTTCGCGGATTGTTCATTATTGATCCGGACGGCGAGCTGAAATACGCAGTGGTCAACCATAATGATGTAGGCCGCAGCGTAGAAGAAACGCTTCGCGTGCTGCAGGCTCTGCAATCCGGCGGTCTGTGTGCAATGAACTGGAAACCGGGCGACAAGAACCTGTAA